A window from Triticum aestivum cultivar Chinese Spring chromosome 6D, IWGSC CS RefSeq v2.1, whole genome shotgun sequence encodes these proteins:
- the LOC123144066 gene encoding autophagy-related protein 11: protein MSSGSAVTAGGSAGAEGAALGQKLMVHVAENGHSMEFECGGGTRVEAIQRAIEHVCGVPPADQLLLCGNIPLDGANHLAHYNLPRDDREVFLYNKARLHADSPPPAPESIDIPEPSIPPPPRPQDTALEVSADPALKALVSYEVRFRYDFQVANALYQSSVAKYEVCRRLLREWQVQERALDMARSNLEQAFRKPSLRYSNFMRSFAQQHRGYVEVLSTFERDVQRLRAIKLHPHLQCEGRRCLLDLMDENRLRKLADEYLSSQKGFEDFVSPLKAKFLELKRRVESLLNSMSSSAWKDLEALIKEHHRVIGDQKSIMQSLSKDVDTSKKLVDECSRSQLSASVRPHDAVSAVGRIYEVHEKDNLPSVRKFDRMLTNLLQRCKTKKNETNNLVHVCVKGVKSAQIDIKDMMMSQFILYEEAIDSRDKEFSYLKLLGGLGHAYKACLAEVVRRRHSFKLYTGLAGQLAEKLAAEREVEIRRREVFLRTWRKYIRGEIMGSMGLFGSPSQCDVNIAPFDCDLLPIDVDDLEKLAPRSLVGSLSKPERSQQHKSSSSDSSTTGNFTNAEQNSLNTDGQMDSQDFFGGCDTVDITGTSVLEVENARLKAELASAIAVLCTFGAEYAHESIDEGQNDDVLRNAREKTSQALSAKDEYANQLQSVLKAKQEQCLSFEKRIQELEEQLANQYIHGQMVSGSKSASDSLLSTFKGNDCNLDGGRQTHLRDESSVAMDETSSTSEQPSKQTEGGDENMTDVSGALNLQLLNSAGCGNLDAPMAEFSRDNEHKVVNIDKEGQMLTQLTMVDTSDIPVEGPLGILNSKTNEHHTLEFRNNELFVSELQNTIDKKSKQLDEAESKLSSVMGEVNSLKEELENARVLLDESQINCAHLENCLHEAREEARTNKCSADRRAVEYDALRSSALRIHGLFERLNNCVTAPGMSGFADSLRSLALSLASSVKKDEADSTTQFQQCIKILADKVSFLSRQSEELIERYSRVEAAHGILIKELEEKKTLVNNLYSKFQLEKQASKEKISVGHFDVHELAVFVRNPAGHYEAINRSRSNYYLSEESVALFTEPHLPRQPAYIIGQIVHIERRAVKHTDQNEASLRPGGHRRSALNSNPYGLPAGREYFVVTVAMLPDTAATAR, encoded by the exons ATGAGTTCCGGGTCGGCGGTGACGGCGGGCGGCAGCGCCGGCGCGGAGGGCGCGGCGCTGGGGCAGAAGCTGATGGTGCACGTGGCGGAGAACGGCCACAGCATGGAGTTCGAGTGCGGGGGCGGCACGCGAGTCGAGGCCATCCAGCGCGCCATCGAGCACGTCTGCGGCGTCCCGCCCGCCGACCAGCTCCTCCTCTGCGGCAACATCCCTCTCGACGGCGCCAACCACCTCGCCCACTACAACCTCCCCCGCGACGACCGCGAGGTCTTCCTCTACAACAAGGCCCGCCTCCATGCCGACTCGCCTCCACCGGCGCCGGAGTCTATCGACATCCCTGAGCCATCtattccgccgccgccccggccgcagGACACCGCACTGGAGGTGTCTGCTGACCCGGCCTTGAAGGCGCTGGTGTCTTACGAAGTCAGGTTCAGGTATGACTTCCAGGTGGCCAACGCGCTGTACCAATCTAGCGTGGCCAAGTACGAGGTGTGCAGGAGGCTGCTGCGGGAGTGGCAGGTGCAGGAGCGTGCTCTGGACATGGCTAGGAGCAACCTGGAGCAAGCATTCCGTAAGCCCTCACTGCGCTATTCAAATTTCATGCGGTCCTTTGCTCAGCAGCACCGTGGATATGTCGAAGTTCTGTCAACCTTCGAGAGAGATGTGCAGAGGTTGCGTGCTATTAAGCTGCATCCACACCTTCAATGTGAGGGCAGACGGTGCTTGCTGGACCTTATGGATGAGAATAGACTGAGGAAGCTGGCAGATGAGTACTTAAGCTCACAGAAGGGTTTTGAGGATTTTGTCTCGCCGCTGAAGGCAAAATTTCTGGAGTTAAAGAGGAGGGTGGAGAGCTTGTTGAACTCTATGAGCTCGAGTGCATGGAAGGATCTGGAGGCGCTGATAAAGGAGCATCATAGAGTCATCGGTGACCAGAAGAGCATCATGCAGTCTCTAAG TAAAGATGTGGATACATCAAAGAAGCTTGTTGATGAATGCTCAAGGAGCCAGCTGTCCGCTTCTGTCCGACCTCATGATGCAGTTTCAGCAGTTGGTCGTATCTATGAGGTACATGAAAAGGATAATTTGCCCAGCGTACGTAAGTTTGATCGCATGCTTACAAACTTGCTTCAGAGATGCAAGACCAAGAAAAACGAAACAAATAATCTAGTACATGTTTGCGTGAAAGGGGTCAAATCTGCTCAAATTGATATCAAGGACATGATGATGAGTCAGTTCATTTTATACGAAGAGGCAATAGATAGTCGAGACAAAGaattttcttatctgaaactactGGGTGGCTTGGGCCATGCATACAAGGCTTGTCTTGCCGAGGTCGTGCGAAGAAGGCATTCTTTCAAGCTGTATACTGGCTTGGCTGGACAGCTTGCTGAAAAACTAGCAGCAGAGCGTGAAGTGGAGATAAGGAGACGCGAGGTTTTCCTTCGTACATGGCGTAAGTACATTCGAGGAGAAATCATGGGTTCCATGGGGCTGTTTGGTTCACCTAGCCAGTGTGATGTAAACATTGCACCGTTTGATTGCGATCTACTTCCAATTGATGTTGATGATCTGGAAAAGCTCGCCCCCCGTTCTTTAGTGGGGTCTCTTTCGAAACCTGAGAGATCACAGCAACATAAGTCTTCATCAAGTGATTCTAGTACCACTGGAAATTTCACTAACGCCGAACAAAACAGTCTGAATACTGATGGCCAAATGGATTCCCAGGATTTTTTTGGGGGCTGTGATACTGTTGATATAACAGGGACTAGTGTATTAGAAGTGGAGAACGCCAGATTAAAAGCAGAACTCGCTTCTGCAATTGCAGTTCTCTGCACTTTTGGTGCTGAATACGCACATGAATCTATTGATGAAGGGCAGAATGATGATGTGTTGAGAAATGCAAGAGAGAAAACATCTCAGGCACTTTCCGCGAAGGATGAATATGCCAACCAGCTTCAGTCAGTGTTGAAAGCAAAGCAGGAGCAGTGCTTGTCCTTTGAAAAGCGTATACAGGAGCTTGAGGAACAATTAGCGAATCAGTACATACACGGGCAAATGGTTTCAGGAAGCAAAAGCGCATCAGATTCCCTCCTTTCTACATTTAAAGGTAATGACTGCAACCTGGATGGAGGTAGGCAAACCCATCTGCGTGACGAATCAAGTGTGGCCATGGatgagacatcatcaacatctgaACAGCCATCTAAACAAACAGAAGGTGGCGATGAGAATATGACTGACGTTTCAGGCGCACTGAACTTGCAATTACTTAACTCAGCAGGATGCGGTAATCTGGATGCTCCCATGGCAGAATTTTCACGTGATAATGAACATAAGGTTGTCAATATTGATAAGGAAGGGCAGATGTTGACTCAGCTCACTATGGTGGATACTTCGGATATTCCTGTAGAAGGTCCTCTTGGCATCTTAAACTCCAAAACCAATGAACATCATACTTTGGAGTTTAGGAATAACGAGCTCTTTGTGTCAGAGTTGCAAAACACAATAGATAAAAAATCAAAACAGTTGGATGAGGCAGAAAGTAAACTTAGTTCTGTGATGGGCGAAGTTAACTCTCTGAAGGAAGAACTTGAAAATGCCCGTGTTCTACTTGACGAGTCTCAG ATTAATTGTGCGCACCTGGAAAACTGCTTGCATGAGGCAAGGGAAGAGGCTCGTACCAACAAATGTTCCGCTGATAGAAGGGCTGTTGAGTATGATGCTTTGAGGTCATCTGCTCTGAGGATACATGGTCTGTTTGAAAGGCTAAATAACTGCGTCACCGCACCGGGCATGTCTGGCTTTGCAGACTCTCTGCGTTCTTTAGCCCTCTCCTTAGCAAG TTCTGTAAAGAAGGATGAAGCTGATTCTACCACTCAGTTCCAGCAATGCATTAAGATCCTTGCAGACAAGGTTAGTTTCCTGTCACGGCAGAGTGAGGAGCTGATAGAACGCTACTCAAGGGTGGAAGCAGCACATGGTATTCTTATAAAAGAGTTGGAGGAGAAGAAAACACTGGTCAACAATCTATATAGTAAATTTCAACTGGAAAAACAG GCCAGCAAGGAGAAGATATCGGTTGGGCATTTCGACGTCCACGAGCTTGCGGTGTTTGTCCGGAACCCTGCTGGGCACTACGAGGCGATCAACCGGAGCCGGTCGAACTACTACCTCTCTGAGGAGTCGGTGGCCCTgttcacagagccccaccttcctCGGCAGCCTGCCTACATAATCGGCCAGATCGTGCACATTGAGCGGCGCGCGGTAAAGCACACTGACCAGAACGAAGCCTCGTTGCGCCCTGGCGGCCATCGGCGGTCAGCGCTGAACAGCAACCCTTATGGCCTGCCGGCGGGCCGCGAGTACTTCGTGGTGACGGTGGCGATGCTGCCTGACACTGCTGCCACTGCTCGTTGA